Proteins encoded in a region of the Pseudomonas putida genome:
- a CDS encoding Lon protease family protein — MPDPVAARLRLAPEALTRRFSPEQFAFTNTDDLEPFRGVLGQERAVEALQFGVAMPRPGYNVYVMGEPGTGRFSFVKRYLKAEGKRQQTPADWVYVNHFDDTREPRALELPSGSAAEFISDMGGLIDNLLSTFPAVFEHPSYQQKKGAIDRAFNQRYDRALDVIERASLEKDVALYRDASNVAFTPMADGKALDEAEFAQLPEAVREQFHEDIALLEEQLNEELASLPQWKRESNNQLRHLNEETITLALQPLLAPLSEKYAENAAVCAYLQSVQLNLLRTVVEQLVDDSKTDAVARKLLEEQYAPSLVVGHHAAGGAPVVFEPHPTYDNLFGRIEYSTDQGALYTSYRQLRPGALHRANGGFLILEAEKMLGEPFVWDALKRALQSRKLKMESPIGELGRVATVSLQPQMIPLNVKLVIIGSRQLYYALQDHDPDFQEMFRVLVDFDEDMPMVDENLEQFAQLLRTRTNEEGMAPLTSDAVARLATYSARLAENQSRLSARIGDLFQLVSEADFIRQLASDEMTDAGHIERALKAKATRTGRVSQRVLDDMLAGIILIDTEGAAIGKCNGLTVLEVGDSAFGMPARISATVYPGGSGIVDIEREVNLGQPIHSKGVMILTGYLGSRYAQEFPLAISASIALEQSYGYVDGDSASLGEACTLISALSRTPLKQCFAITGSINQFGEVQAVGGVNEKIEGFFRLCEARGLTGEQGVIIPRANVATLMLDERVLQAVENGMFHVYAVSQADEALSLLVGEEAGVLDDKGLFTEGSVNARVVERLREIAEMISEEEIEKAEKEHLEEVIAKAKPA, encoded by the coding sequence ATGCCCGATCCTGTCGCTGCGCGCCTGCGTCTCGCGCCTGAAGCCCTGACCCGGCGTTTCTCCCCCGAGCAGTTTGCCTTTACCAATACCGACGATCTGGAGCCGTTTCGCGGAGTCCTGGGCCAGGAGCGTGCTGTCGAGGCCCTGCAGTTTGGCGTGGCCATGCCGCGCCCTGGTTACAACGTGTATGTAATGGGTGAGCCCGGTACCGGGCGCTTCTCGTTCGTAAAGCGCTACCTCAAGGCCGAGGGCAAGCGCCAGCAGACCCCGGCCGACTGGGTCTACGTCAACCACTTCGACGACACCCGTGAGCCACGGGCACTGGAGCTGCCGTCCGGGAGCGCCGCCGAGTTCATCAGCGACATGGGCGGGTTGATCGACAACCTGCTGTCCACGTTCCCTGCCGTTTTCGAACACCCGTCCTATCAGCAGAAGAAGGGTGCTATCGACCGTGCCTTCAACCAGCGCTATGACCGCGCCCTGGACGTGATAGAGCGCGCATCGCTGGAAAAAGACGTGGCCTTGTATCGCGATGCCAGCAACGTCGCCTTCACGCCGATGGCCGATGGCAAGGCGCTGGATGAAGCCGAGTTCGCCCAGTTGCCGGAAGCGGTACGCGAGCAGTTCCACGAAGACATTGCCTTGCTCGAGGAACAGCTGAACGAAGAGCTGGCCAGCTTGCCGCAGTGGAAGCGCGAGTCGAACAACCAACTGCGCCATCTGAACGAAGAAACCATCACCCTGGCGCTGCAGCCGCTGTTGGCGCCGCTGTCGGAAAAGTACGCCGAGAACGCGGCGGTCTGCGCATACCTGCAATCGGTGCAGTTGAACCTGCTGCGTACCGTGGTCGAGCAACTGGTGGATGACAGCAAGACCGACGCCGTGGCCCGCAAGCTGCTCGAAGAGCAGTACGCGCCCAGCCTGGTGGTGGGCCATCACGCAGCCGGCGGCGCGCCGGTGGTGTTCGAGCCGCATCCGACCTATGACAACCTGTTCGGCCGTATCGAATACAGCACCGACCAAGGCGCGCTGTACACCTCCTATCGCCAACTGCGCCCAGGCGCGCTGCACCGTGCCAACGGTGGCTTCTTGATTCTTGAAGCCGAGAAGATGCTGGGCGAGCCGTTCGTTTGGGATGCGCTCAAGCGTGCACTGCAGTCGCGCAAGCTGAAGATGGAGTCGCCGATCGGTGAACTGGGCCGTGTCGCCACGGTCAGCCTGCAGCCGCAGATGATTCCGCTCAACGTCAAACTGGTGATCATCGGCTCGCGCCAGCTGTACTACGCGCTGCAGGACCACGACCCGGACTTCCAGGAGATGTTCCGCGTGCTGGTGGACTTCGACGAAGACATGCCGATGGTCGACGAGAACCTGGAGCAGTTCGCCCAGCTGTTGCGCACCCGCACCAACGAAGAGGGCATGGCGCCGCTGACCAGCGACGCCGTGGCGCGCCTGGCCACCTACAGCGCTCGCCTGGCTGAAAACCAGTCGCGCCTGTCGGCGCGTATCGGCGACCTGTTCCAGTTGGTGAGCGAGGCTGATTTCATTCGCCAGCTGGCCAGTGACGAAATGACCGACGCCGGCCACATCGAGCGTGCGCTCAAGGCCAAGGCCACCCGCACCGGGCGTGTGTCGCAGCGGGTGCTGGACGACATGCTCGCCGGCATCATCCTCATCGATACCGAAGGTGCTGCAATCGGCAAGTGCAACGGCCTCACGGTGCTGGAGGTGGGCGACTCGGCGTTCGGTATGCCGGCACGTATTTCGGCCACTGTGTACCCAGGCGGCAGCGGCATTGTCGACATCGAGCGTGAGGTCAACCTTGGCCAGCCGATCCACTCCAAAGGCGTGATGATCCTTACCGGTTATCTGGGCAGCCGCTATGCCCAGGAATTCCCGCTGGCGATTTCCGCGAGCATCGCCCTGGAACAGTCCTACGGCTACGTGGACGGTGACAGCGCCTCGCTGGGCGAAGCCTGCACGCTGATTTCAGCCTTGTCGCGCACGCCGCTCAAGCAGTGTTTCGCTATCACTGGTTCCATCAACCAGTTTGGTGAAGTGCAGGCAGTGGGCGGGGTCAACGAGAAGATCGAGGGCTTCTTCCGCCTCTGCGAGGCGCGAGGCCTGACGGGCGAGCAGGGGGTGATCATTCCGCGTGCCAACGTTGCCACCCTGATGCTTGATGAGCGCGTGCTGCAGGCCGTGGAGAACGGCATGTTCCACGTCTATGCGGTCAGCCAGGCTGATGAGGCGCTGAGCCTGCTGGTGGGCGAGGAGGCCGGGGTGCTCGACGACAAGGGGCTGTTCACCGAGGGCAGCGTCAATGCTCGGGTGGTGGAGCGCCTGCGTGAAATTGCCGAGATGATCAGCGAAGAAGAAATCGAGAAGGCAGAAAAGGAACACCTGGAAGAGGTGATTGCCAAGGCCAAACCGGCTTGA
- a CDS encoding EAL domain-containing protein, whose amino-acid sequence MTNLTHPSSLRTAQQAPAVTLRGSIKGALALLALILLGLLLWQLFAQFNHTQADLRKQSLDATAELADHLSLNMAFKAQQAVNVVQPYVNAPTPAALPSLVDTLRERLPALQSVAWLDSAGQLRVDSLAGSPDRQLLDELLTLNQGRPYFFTNSADNRTLYLLLRQAAEQDRGYWLLRLSPDYYRELTLHLDGGGHPLWLLENSRSGEVLQRHAPTDTSNAPLQSVMLAFIDNSTWQLRGLFDAELAQQKLLPALIGKCLLVLFCALLPVLALINMRRRQRALQEDRRRYQEIFEGTGVALCVLDLSSLPSQLDRYHLRNRAALKHSLALDPNLRRSLLLELKITEVNQVARQLLNIECHEGAWQRLIDGTGDGRDSVGMQLIDALIEQRQLLELEVRLPAPLGGELHLWLMARLPQQRRDYQAVILSISDITSRKQVELSLLEREGFWSDVVRTVPDQLYVQDVLSQRMIFSNRHLGQTLGYDRTELAQMGDRFWELLLHPEDAAHYQALRQQQRDSGHDQPLHCQLRFRHRDGGWRCYDIREQVLTRDAEGLVTRIIGVGKDVTVQIEASQSLRDSEQRYRMLAESISDVIFSTDSLLKLNYVSPSVQSVLGYQADWIFANGWQSIIANPAQLTGIYSLMERVSKAMGDPSQLAQLRSQLPTQLFLFDCLRADGRKIPIELRLVLVWDDDQRFEGVLGVGRDISQQRRAEKDLRMAATVFEHSTSAILITDPAGYIVQANEAFSRVSGYAVSEVLDQLPGMLTVDEQQEGHLRYVVKQLHQRGSWEGEVWLKRRDGDHYPAWVGITAVLDDEGDLASYVCFFTDISERKASEQRIHRLAYYDALTHLPNRTLFQDRLYNALQQAERQKAWVVLMFLDLDRFKPINDSLGHAAGDRMLKDMALRLLACVDDDDTVARMGGDEFTLLLQPRPTREMALNRAIHVAESILGSLVRPFVLENREFFVTASIGIALSPQDGSELSQLMKNADTAMYHAKERGKNNFQFYQAEMNASALERLELESDLRHAMEQNEFILYYQPQFSGDGKRLTGAEALLRWRHPTRGLVPPGDFIPVIEELGLVVDVGDWVLREASRQLKAWHKAKVRVPKVSVNISARQFSDGQLGTRIANILEESGLPPACLELELTESILMREVNEALQILASLKNLGLSIAVDDFGTGYSSLNYLKQFPIDVLKIDRTFVDGLPEGEQDAQIARAIIAMAHSLNLAVIAEGVETHEQLEFLREHGCDEVQGYLFGRPMPAHQFEAQFSNETLFMFH is encoded by the coding sequence TTGACCAACCTTACTCATCCGTCGTCATTGCGTACCGCGCAACAAGCGCCCGCCGTTACCCTGCGCGGGTCGATCAAGGGTGCGCTGGCACTGTTGGCCCTGATTCTGCTGGGCCTGCTGCTGTGGCAACTATTCGCCCAGTTCAACCATACCCAGGCCGACCTGCGCAAACAGAGCCTGGACGCCACCGCGGAACTGGCCGATCACCTGAGCTTGAACATGGCGTTCAAGGCGCAGCAGGCAGTGAATGTGGTGCAGCCCTATGTCAATGCACCGACACCCGCTGCCCTGCCGAGCCTGGTGGACACCCTGCGCGAGCGCCTGCCTGCCTTGCAAAGCGTGGCCTGGCTGGACAGTGCCGGGCAACTGCGCGTCGACAGCCTGGCCGGCAGCCCGGACCGCCAGTTGCTTGACGAACTGCTGACACTGAACCAGGGGCGCCCGTACTTCTTCACCAATTCGGCCGACAACCGCACCCTGTATCTGTTGCTGCGCCAGGCCGCCGAACAGGACCGTGGCTACTGGTTGCTGCGCCTTTCACCGGACTACTACCGCGAGCTCACCCTCCACCTCGATGGTGGCGGCCACCCGCTGTGGCTGCTGGAGAACAGCCGCAGTGGCGAGGTGCTGCAGCGCCACGCCCCAACCGATACCAGCAACGCGCCGCTGCAAAGCGTGATGCTGGCCTTCATCGACAACAGTACCTGGCAGTTGCGCGGCCTGTTCGACGCCGAGCTGGCCCAGCAAAAGTTATTGCCGGCGCTGATCGGCAAATGCCTGCTGGTGCTGTTTTGCGCCCTGCTGCCGGTGCTGGCGCTGATCAACATGCGCCGCCGCCAGCGCGCGCTGCAGGAAGACCGCCGGCGCTATCAGGAAATTTTCGAAGGCACCGGCGTGGCCCTGTGCGTGCTCGATTTGTCCAGCCTGCCCAGCCAGCTCGACCGCTACCACCTGCGCAACCGCGCTGCGCTCAAGCACAGCCTGGCGCTGGACCCGAACCTGCGCCGCTCGCTACTGCTGGAGCTGAAGATCACCGAGGTCAACCAGGTGGCGCGCCAACTGCTGAACATCGAGTGCCACGAAGGCGCATGGCAGCGGCTGATCGACGGCACCGGCGATGGCCGCGACAGCGTCGGCATGCAGCTGATCGACGCACTGATCGAGCAACGCCAGCTGCTTGAGCTGGAAGTGCGCCTGCCGGCACCGCTGGGCGGCGAACTGCACCTGTGGTTGATGGCGCGCCTGCCGCAGCAGCGCCGCGACTACCAGGCAGTGATCCTCAGCATCAGCGACATCACCAGCCGCAAACAGGTCGAGCTGTCGCTGCTGGAGCGCGAAGGCTTCTGGTCGGACGTGGTGCGCACCGTACCCGACCAGTTGTACGTGCAGGATGTGCTGAGCCAGCGGATGATCTTCAGCAACCGTCACCTCGGCCAGACCCTGGGCTACGACCGTACCGAGCTGGCACAGATGGGCGACCGCTTCTGGGAACTGCTGCTGCACCCCGAGGATGCCGCGCACTACCAGGCCCTGCGCCAGCAACAGCGCGACAGCGGCCATGACCAACCGCTGCACTGCCAGTTGCGCTTCCGCCACCGCGACGGCGGCTGGCGCTGCTACGACATTCGCGAGCAGGTGCTGACCCGCGATGCCGAAGGCCTGGTGACGCGCATCATCGGCGTGGGCAAGGATGTGACCGTGCAGATCGAGGCCAGCCAGTCGCTACGTGACAGCGAGCAGCGCTACCGCATGCTCGCCGAAAGCATCAGCGACGTGATCTTCTCCACCGACAGCCTGCTCAAGCTCAACTATGTCAGCCCCTCGGTACAGAGCGTGCTGGGCTACCAGGCCGACTGGATATTCGCCAACGGCTGGCAGTCGATCATCGCCAACCCGGCCCAGCTCACCGGTATCTACAGCCTGATGGAGCGCGTCAGCAAAGCCATGGGCGACCCATCGCAACTGGCGCAACTGCGCAGCCAGCTACCGACCCAGCTGTTCCTGTTCGACTGCCTGCGTGCCGATGGCCGCAAGATCCCCATCGAGCTGCGTCTGGTGCTGGTGTGGGACGATGACCAGCGCTTTGAGGGCGTGCTTGGGGTGGGCCGCGACATCAGCCAGCAACGCCGTGCCGAAAAAGACCTGCGCATGGCCGCAACGGTATTCGAACACTCCACGTCGGCGATCCTCATCACCGACCCGGCCGGCTACATCGTCCAGGCCAACGAGGCGTTCAGCCGCGTCAGTGGGTACGCCGTCAGTGAAGTGCTCGACCAGTTGCCGGGCATGCTCACCGTCGACGAACAGCAGGAGGGCCACCTGCGCTATGTGGTCAAGCAACTGCACCAGCGCGGCAGTTGGGAAGGCGAGGTGTGGCTCAAGCGCCGTGACGGCGACCACTACCCGGCCTGGGTGGGCATCACGGCGGTACTGGACGACGAAGGCGACCTGGCCAGCTACGTGTGCTTCTTCACCGACATCAGCGAGCGCAAAGCCAGCGAACAGCGCATCCACCGCCTGGCCTACTACGACGCCCTCACCCACCTGCCCAACCGCACGCTGTTCCAGGACCGTTTGTACAACGCCCTGCAACAGGCCGAGCGGCAGAAGGCCTGGGTGGTGCTGATGTTCCTCGACCTCGACCGCTTCAAGCCGATCAACGACTCCCTCGGCCATGCCGCCGGCGACCGCATGCTCAAGGACATGGCCCTGCGCCTGCTGGCCTGCGTGGATGACGACGACACCGTGGCACGCATGGGCGGCGACGAGTTCACCCTGCTGCTGCAACCGCGCCCCACCCGCGAGATGGCCCTGAACCGCGCCATCCATGTGGCCGAGAGCATTCTCGGCAGCCTGGTGCGGCCGTTTGTGCTGGAAAACCGTGAATTCTTCGTCACGGCCAGTATCGGCATCGCCCTCAGCCCGCAGGATGGCAGCGAGCTGAGCCAGTTGATGAAAAACGCCGACACCGCCATGTACCACGCCAAGGAACGCGGCAAGAACAACTTCCAGTTCTACCAGGCCGAAATGAACGCCAGCGCACTGGAGCGCCTGGAGCTGGAAAGCGACTTGCGCCATGCCATGGAGCAGAACGAGTTCATCCTGTACTACCAGCCGCAGTTCAGCGGCGACGGCAAGCGCCTGACGGGCGCCGAGGCCCTGCTGCGCTGGCGCCACCCCACCCGTGGTCTGGTGCCACCGGGCGACTTTATCCCGGTGATCGAAGAACTGGGCCTGGTGGTGGACGTGGGTGACTGGGTGCTGCGCGAGGCCAGCCGCCAGCTCAAGGCCTGGCACAAGGCCAAGGTGCGGGTACCCAAGGTGTCGGTGAACATATCGGCGCGGCAGTTCTCGGACGGGCAACTGGGCACGCGGATTGCCAATATCCTCGAAGAAAGCGGCCTGCCACCGGCATGCCTGGAGCTGGAGCTGACCGAAAGTATCCTGATGCGCGAAGTGAACGAGGCGCTGCAGATTCTTGCCAGCCTGAAAAACCTCGGCCTGAGCATTGCGGTGGACGACTTCGGCACGGGTTACTCGTCGCTCAACTACCTCAAGCAGTTCCCCATCGACGTACTGAAGATCGACCGCACCTTCGTCGACGGCCTGCCCGAAGGCGAGCAGGACGCGCAGATCGCCCGGGCGATCATCGCCATGGCCCACAGCCTCAACCTGGCGGTAATCGCCGAGGGCGTGGAAACCCACGAACAGCTGGAGTTCCTGCGCGAGCATGGCTGCGACGAGGTGCAAGGCTACCTGTTTGGGCGGCCGATGCCGGCGCATCAGTTCGAGGCGCAGTTCTCCAACGAGACCCTGTTCATGTTCCATTGA
- a CDS encoding DUF3015 domain-containing protein, with protein MKRILLGTLFTVVSLNAMAEAPGGPNCGWGNMLFEGQRGTPAHFLASTTNGTSGNATFGMTSGTNGCSTKASLTYGGKSWFAMNGMMNELSEDMAMGQGEALTTYAVVLGVAPEDRGYFNSVTHQHFNQIFSSADVTAETVHSNTLAVLKSDPRLAKYATEA; from the coding sequence ATGAAACGGATTCTTCTGGGTACTCTGTTCACCGTGGTCTCGCTGAACGCCATGGCCGAAGCGCCTGGCGGCCCGAACTGCGGCTGGGGCAACATGCTGTTCGAAGGCCAGCGCGGCACGCCGGCACACTTCCTGGCTTCCACCACCAACGGCACCTCCGGTAACGCCACCTTCGGCATGACCTCCGGCACCAACGGCTGCTCGACCAAGGCTTCGCTGACCTACGGCGGCAAGTCCTGGTTCGCCATGAACGGCATGATGAACGAGCTGTCCGAAGACATGGCCATGGGCCAGGGCGAAGCACTGACCACCTATGCCGTCGTCCTTGGTGTGGCCCCGGAAGACCGCGGCTACTTCAACTCGGTCACCCACCAGCACTTCAACCAAATCTTCAGCAGCGCCGACGTCACTGCCGAAACGGTTCACAGCAACACCCTGGCCGTTCTGAAAAGCGACCCACGCCTGGCCAAATACGCCACCGAGGCCTAA
- the ettA gene encoding energy-dependent translational throttle protein EttA: protein MAQYVYTMHRLSKVVPPKREILKNISLSFFPGAKIGVLGLNGAGKSTLLRIMAGVDKEFDGEARPMPDINVGYLPQEPQLDPTKTVREVVEEAVSVIKDAQARLDEVYAAYADPDADFDKLAAEQAKLEAILQAADGHNLERQLDVAADALRLPAWDARIEHLSGGEKRRVALCRLLLSAPDMLLLDEPTNHLDADSVAWLERFLHDFPGTVVAITHDRYFLDNVAGWILELDRGAGIPYEGNYSGWLEAKSDRLAQESKQQSAHEKAMKEELEWVRKGAKARQSKSKARLQRFEEMQSQEFQKRSETNEIYIPAGPRLGDKVIEFKNVTKGYGDRVLIDNLSFAMPKGAIVGVIGGNGAGKSTLFRMLMGKEQPDSGSIEIGETVQLACVDQSREDLDGAKTVFQQISDGSDQIRIGNYEIPSRTYVGRFNFKGGDQQKFVKDLSGGERGRLHLALTLKEGGNVLLLDEPSNDLDVETLRSLEEALLDFPGAAIVISHDRWFLDRVATHILAYEDDSNVVFFEGNYTEYEADRKKRLGDAAAQPHRVRHKKLAQ from the coding sequence TTGGCTCAATACGTCTACACCATGCATCGGCTGAGCAAGGTCGTGCCGCCGAAGCGGGAAATTCTCAAGAACATTTCCCTGTCGTTCTTCCCGGGCGCCAAGATTGGCGTGCTCGGCCTGAACGGCGCCGGTAAATCGACCCTGCTGCGGATCATGGCGGGCGTCGACAAGGAATTCGACGGCGAAGCCCGTCCGATGCCCGACATCAACGTGGGTTACCTGCCCCAGGAACCGCAACTGGACCCGACCAAGACCGTGCGTGAAGTGGTCGAGGAAGCGGTCAGCGTGATCAAGGACGCCCAGGCGCGCCTGGACGAGGTCTACGCCGCCTACGCCGACCCGGATGCCGACTTCGACAAGCTGGCCGCCGAGCAGGCCAAGCTGGAAGCCATCCTGCAGGCCGCCGACGGTCACAACCTGGAGCGCCAACTGGACGTCGCCGCCGATGCCCTGCGCCTGCCGGCCTGGGATGCGCGCATCGAACACCTGTCTGGTGGTGAGAAGCGCCGTGTGGCCCTGTGCCGCCTGCTGCTGTCGGCCCCCGACATGCTGCTGCTCGACGAACCAACCAACCACCTGGACGCCGACTCGGTGGCCTGGCTTGAGCGCTTCCTGCACGACTTCCCTGGCACCGTGGTAGCCATTACCCACGACCGTTATTTCCTCGACAACGTCGCCGGCTGGATCCTGGAACTGGACCGCGGCGCCGGTATCCCGTACGAAGGCAACTACTCGGGCTGGCTGGAAGCCAAGTCGGACCGTCTGGCGCAGGAATCCAAGCAGCAGAGCGCCCACGAGAAGGCCATGAAAGAGGAACTGGAGTGGGTGCGCAAAGGCGCCAAGGCCCGCCAGTCCAAGTCCAAGGCCCGTCTGCAGCGCTTCGAAGAAATGCAGTCGCAGGAATTCCAGAAACGCAGCGAAACCAACGAGATCTACATCCCGGCCGGTCCGCGCCTGGGTGACAAGGTCATCGAGTTCAAGAACGTCACCAAGGGCTACGGTGACCGCGTGCTGATCGACAACCTGTCGTTCGCCATGCCCAAGGGTGCCATCGTCGGCGTGATCGGTGGTAACGGTGCCGGTAAGTCGACGCTGTTCCGCATGCTGATGGGCAAGGAGCAGCCAGACTCGGGCAGCATCGAGATCGGTGAAACCGTGCAACTGGCCTGTGTGGACCAGAGCCGCGAGGACCTGGACGGCGCCAAGACCGTGTTCCAGCAGATCTCCGACGGCTCCGACCAGATCCGCATCGGCAACTACGAGATCCCTTCGCGTACCTACGTTGGCCGCTTCAACTTCAAAGGTGGCGACCAGCAAAAATTCGTCAAGGACCTGTCCGGTGGTGAGCGTGGCCGCCTGCACCTGGCGCTGACCCTGAAGGAGGGCGGTAACGTCCTGCTGCTCGACGAACCGTCCAACGACCTCGACGTCGAAACCCTGCGTTCGCTGGAAGAGGCCCTGCTGGACTTCCCGGGCGCCGCGATCGTGATTTCCCACGACCGTTGGTTCCTGGACCGTGTGGCTACCCACATCCTGGCGTACGAAGACGACTCGAACGTGGTGTTCTTCGAAGGTAACTACACCGAGTACGAAGCTGACCGCAAGAAGCGCCTGGGCGATGCCGCTGCCCAGCCGCACCGTGTACGGCACAAGAAGCTGGCTCAGTAA
- a CDS encoding GreA/GreB family elongation factor, translated as MSRAFVNEDQAAAQADQPVERRISEQPNYVTASGLQQLQARVAELNALRSELLAQGERGDKQRLADTERDLRYFSARVQSAQVVPAAASRSKVQIGSRVRFVDAQDQEHVMRLVGEDEADAGRGLINWGSPLGRALLGAGPGDEVVWRRPVGDQVIEILEIEGES; from the coding sequence ATGAGCCGAGCATTCGTCAACGAAGACCAGGCCGCCGCCCAGGCCGACCAGCCGGTCGAGCGACGCATCAGCGAACAGCCCAACTACGTCACTGCCAGCGGACTGCAGCAGTTACAGGCGCGCGTGGCCGAGCTGAATGCCTTGCGCAGTGAACTGCTGGCACAAGGTGAGCGTGGCGACAAGCAGCGGCTGGCCGATACCGAGCGCGACCTGCGCTATTTCAGCGCGCGGGTACAGAGTGCCCAAGTGGTGCCGGCGGCGGCTTCTCGCAGCAAGGTGCAGATTGGTAGCCGGGTGCGGTTCGTGGATGCGCAGGACCAGGAGCATGTGATGCGACTGGTAGGCGAGGATGAAGCGGATGCTGGGCGTGGATTGATTAACTGGGGGTCGCCGTTGGGGCGGGCTTTGCTGGGTGCGGGGCCTGGGGATGAAGTGGTTTGGCGGCGGCCGGTGGGGGATCAGGTGATCGAGATACTTGAAATTGAGGGTGAAAGCTGA
- the gdhA gene encoding NADP-specific glutamate dehydrogenase has protein sequence MIESVDNFLARLQQRDPGQPEFHQAVEEVLRTLWPFLEANPHYLQSGILERMVEPERAVLFRVSWVDDQGKVQVNRGYRIQMSSAIGPYKGGLRFHPSVNLSVLKFLAFEQVFKNSLTSLPMGGGKGGSDFDPKGKSDAEVMRFCQAFMSELYRHIGADCDVPAGDIGVGAREIGFMFGQYKRLANQFTSVLTGKGMTYGGSLIRPEATGYGCVYFAEEMLKRQDKRIDGRRVAVSGSGNVAQYAARKVMDLGGKVISLSDSEGTLYAEAGLTDAQWDALMELKNVKRGRISELAGQFGLEFRKGQTPWSLPCDIALPCATQNELGAEDARTLLRNGCICVAEGANMPTTLEAVDIFLDAGILYAPGKASNAGGVAVSGLEMSQNAMRLLWTAGEVDSKLHNIMQSIHHACVHYGEEADGRINYVKGANIAGFVKVADAMLAQGVV, from the coding sequence ATGATCGAATCTGTCGACAATTTCCTTGCACGCCTGCAACAGCGTGACCCTGGCCAACCGGAATTCCACCAGGCGGTGGAAGAGGTGCTGCGCACCCTGTGGCCATTCCTTGAGGCCAACCCTCACTACCTGCAATCCGGCATCCTCGAGCGCATGGTCGAGCCCGAGCGCGCTGTACTGTTTCGCGTGTCCTGGGTCGATGACCAGGGCAAGGTGCAGGTCAATCGCGGTTACCGCATCCAGATGAGCAGCGCCATTGGCCCGTACAAGGGCGGGCTGCGTTTCCACCCGTCGGTTAACCTCAGCGTGCTGAAGTTCCTGGCCTTCGAGCAAGTGTTCAAGAACTCCCTGACCTCGCTGCCCATGGGCGGCGGCAAGGGCGGCTCGGACTTCGACCCTAAAGGCAAGAGCGACGCTGAAGTGATGCGCTTCTGCCAGGCCTTCATGAGCGAGCTGTACCGCCACATCGGCGCCGACTGCGACGTACCGGCCGGTGACATCGGTGTGGGGGCCCGCGAAATCGGCTTCATGTTCGGCCAGTACAAACGCCTGGCCAACCAGTTCACCTCGGTGTTGACCGGCAAAGGCATGACCTACGGCGGCAGCCTGATCCGTCCGGAAGCCACCGGCTATGGCTGCGTGTACTTCGCCGAAGAAATGCTCAAACGCCAGGACAAGCGTATCGACGGTCGCCGCGTGGCGGTGTCCGGTTCGGGCAACGTTGCCCAGTATGCCGCGCGCAAGGTCATGGACCTGGGCGGCAAGGTGATTTCGCTGTCTGACTCCGAAGGCACCTTGTACGCTGAAGCCGGCTTGACCGATGCCCAGTGGGACGCCTTGATGGAGCTGAAGAACGTCAAGCGCGGCCGCATCAGCGAGCTGGCCGGGCAGTTCGGCCTGGAGTTCCGCAAAGGCCAGACCCCATGGAGCCTGCCGTGCGACATCGCCCTGCCGTGCGCCACGCAGAACGAACTGGGCGCCGAGGACGCCCGCACGCTGCTGCGTAACGGCTGCATCTGCGTGGCTGAAGGCGCCAACATGCCGACCACCCTGGAAGCTGTGGATATCTTCCTGGACGCCGGCATCCTGTACGCCCCGGGCAAGGCCTCCAACGCCGGTGGCGTGGCCGTATCGGGCCTGGAAATGTCGCAGAACGCCATGCGCCTGCTGTGGACTGCCGGTGAAGTGGACAGCAAGCTGCACAACATCATGCAGTCGATTCACCATGCATGCGTGCACTACGGTGAAGAAGCCGATGGCCGTATCAACTACGTCAAAGGTGCGAACATCGCAGGCTTTGTGAAAGTGGCCGATGCGATGCTGGCTCAGGGCGTCGTCTGA
- a CDS encoding TIGR00645 family protein encodes MERILENAMYASRWLLAPIYFGLSLGLLALALKFFQEVVHVLPNVFALSEADLILVILSLIDMSLVGGLLVMVMISGYENFVSQLDIDESKEKLNWLGKMDSSSLKMKVAASIVAISSIHLLRVFMDAQNISTDYLMWYVIIHMTFVISAFCMGYLDKLTKH; translated from the coding sequence ATGGAACGTATCCTCGAAAACGCGATGTATGCCTCGCGCTGGCTGCTCGCCCCGATCTACTTCGGCCTGTCCCTTGGCTTGCTGGCCCTGGCACTGAAATTCTTCCAGGAAGTGGTCCATGTCCTGCCCAACGTCTTCGCCCTGAGCGAAGCCGACCTGATCCTGGTGATCTTGTCGCTGATCGACATGTCGCTGGTGGGTGGCCTGCTGGTCATGGTGATGATCTCCGGGTACGAGAACTTCGTTTCGCAACTGGACATCGACGAAAGCAAGGAAAAGCTCAACTGGCTCGGCAAGATGGACTCTTCGTCGCTGAAGATGAAAGTTGCCGCATCGATCGTGGCGATTTCGTCGATTCACCTGCTGCGGGTGTTCATGGATGCGCAGAACATCTCCACCGATTACCTGATGTGGTACGTGATCATCCACATGACCTTCGTGATCTCGGCGTTTTGCATGGGCTACCTGGACAAGCTGACCAAGCACTAA